A region of the Amphiprion ocellaris isolate individual 3 ecotype Okinawa chromosome 22, ASM2253959v1, whole genome shotgun sequence genome:
AGACTATAGTCTCCAAGACCAAAACAGGCACATCTGCccattgttttcttcaacagtcATTGATATGTGCATCATGATTTCATTCTTCTGGGTCACACTGACAAATCCTGAGTTTTACTCTAACATTCTAAAGAGTCTGAGGTGAGAAAATTCTGCACAACTGACATAAACTTTAGTGAGATAGCACTCACAGCATGCTGAACAAGTTTTTTGGCCGCACCAGCGCAGTCATCGCTCTTCAGCCTCCCAACTCCCAAGATTGGGTTCCCTGTGACTTCTTCCTAATTCCCGAAATTAACTTCAAGTGTAAAGGTCGCTGTTGTGACACAGTGGAGGAGATCCAGCAGGGGTCGCAGATGGTGCTTGATGCGCTTCCAGAATGAGGCTTCCAGGAAGCATTCCAAGCGTGGCAGGAGCGCTGGGAGCAGTGTGTCGCTGCACAAGCAGACTACTTCAAGGTGGATGGaagccaaatttaaatcaggtatCGTTTTTGCTTTCTATAAGTGCCAATTCTGAACTTTTAGATTGCACCAAGTTAAAAGTTAAGTATAGGAAATTTTGGAAAACATTATCAATATAGTGATTTTAAACACACCGTCCAGTCATGTACACAAGATATTCATGTTAAAAACATTATCTATACCTATATCCATATGCAGGAGACAcagtatatacatacatattcaGCCACGTTGCAGAATTTCAAGCTAACCTTGCCTGAAGCCCTTCAGAAACCTCAAAATAAAAAGCACTAAAAGTAACTCTAGCCCAAGACAAAGCTGattttgactgaaaatgtcatttcacATCACGTTGTGGAAACCCATTAAGTGTTCCCGGCATTAGACAGGTAGCCTGCCTCCTTTTTCAGATACACTCTAGACCTCTGAAAGCCCCTCATAGCTCTATTTTTTGGCATCTGAATCCCCACTAGAGCCGACTGCCTGCCTGCTAGTGGAAAGGCATTCATTACCAACAGCTGACTAACCATGCACACCAGCCTCATTTATACAGCTGGGCTGGTTCGGCTGTAGTATATTCAACATCAGATTGATTTAATGGCTCAATGGGAGGCGCAGACAAGTGAACACCTGGGCCATTGCCCAGAGGACTTGGCTTTTTCTCATCACCCTCTGGGTTATGATGCTCTTCGTCTCTCTGGGGCTCAGCAGGAAAACAATAAGCCTTGAAACATTAAAGAGCTTTCATTATGAATGACTCTGGGTGTCCAAGCACTCCTTTTTATAAAAGACTTTTAGCTTAATAACCCCTTCATACCCACATATGTTTGTGTTGTAGTTTAGCTTAGTGGAGGATATCTCAGACACTATTCTATTCATATGCATATGAGCAATTACAGGCCGTTATGCTATTCATTAAGCATAATAGCAGCACATTATAGGGCTGGCTAGAGGTAAAAATGGCATTCATCCAACACAAAGCCCGAGCACTCTGCGTGCCAATCAAGTCGGCCATAAtgacactgaaaacactgaGGTAAAAGGAGCAACATGGACTGatttgagctttttttcttattgtgtgGCTATGGATGAATTATCCTCGTGGAGAGTGAAGGATAAATGTGAACATACTTTTCCATCAAAGACCATCTCGTATCCTTCCCTGTCTTTGATCTTGTTGTAGAGGTACTCCGACAGCTCCAAACACTTGTCAATCTGAGCCTCGAACCCAATGGTGCCCTGTCAAAGAAAAGAATCCAATTTGTGAAATCTCTTTGCTCGGACTAAAACTGAAGGAATTTTGGCAACTGAGTAAGGACAAATGGCATTAATTATAGTTTTTTGCCAGTTAATTGTTTCTTGGCACTGATACACCTGAAATTTGGATATAATATTCCAAGAATTAGCCATAAAGCAACAAATGAAGATAATAGTGTCAAAATAAAGACCAATTGCAGTAGTAAGAGCTAATTTATCAGCTCAAATACGTAAAAGGAAGACAAAGCATTTGATTGCAACAAAATGGTTTAAATCCTATTAACAGTTGTTCACATACAGTAAATTGTGCAAAATACTTGTCAGTCACATTAAAACTTTGGTTTTCTGGTGTCACTTCTTTTGTAGTAAAACCCCATCCGGGACGTCTATCATCATAAACATAGAAAATCTGACCACTCCCACCTTAGCTCTCCACATGAGCCACAGCTTGAAGATGTCCACGTGGCGTCCACACTGCAGCGCCTTGTCTCCGGTGTCGTAAGAGAGGTCGTAGTGCTTGTCCTGCTGGAACAGGTAGCAGGCGTGCATCTGGTTGCAGTTCTGCATCAGACCCTGTGAAGTCACATCCAGAATGGTTACAGCATCGCATCAACCCAAACCGAAAACAGGAATACGCGGCATGCTGTCGTGAAATTGAGTTTACCTCCTCTCTGACCAGCAGGGCGGAACACTGCAGAGGGACGGACATCATTTTGTGCGGGTTCCATGTGACAGAATTGGCCCTGCAGTTAATAGAAACAACCATGATTCATCATTAAGTCAAAAGCTCATTAGCTTCTAATGCTCTCTTGATTGTCTTCACCCCTCCTTAGTGAACAGTTACTCGCCTCTCAACTCCATCCAGCTTCCACCTGTGTCTCCTGGACATCAGCAGACTTCCTCCCCAGGCTCCctgacagacacaaagacagacacttATCACGCATGTTATAGTTTTCAGTACATAATGAAAGCTGCATATTTTCTGTAGATGTAAAGGAGCTTTGTCAAGTCTCAAAAAATATTCTTGTGGCATCATTTGAATAAtcttgtgcagatttttttatacaATTAAGCCTGTATGGATGgcatttaaaaagctgcaaaccCAAACCtctttgtttgggttttttgaggaataaagCTGAAACATTTACAGGATTAATTTATTACTTGATTGCTTTGTTTTAGCTGAGTAAATTGCAGATGTTTGGGTTCTGGACTGTTCTTATTGTAGCCTTTGTTACTCAAATGCAGTTTTGAGTAACTAAGTTACTAAAGTTTGAATATTGTTACCAAACAAGAAGTCAAGGTTACAATATGACTATTGCAATGTTGCATTTatcactgttttctgatgttttataatGAAATGTGATAGAAATTTCTGATTAAATGCACAGAATGACACCCAGACAGTGTGAAGCCAGGCCCCTGGAGGTTATTTAGTGTTCAAGGATGTTGTGTTGGCTATCAGCTAAGGACAATCAGCAGCTTGTGTCCTATTAACTTTGACTTATAAAACACCATTGTATACAACTAATTAAGAAAGGAAGAAACAGATTATATGATCATAAAAATGACTGTTGAGTTTTAGTGCTGCATATTAGTCCATTTTTTGCTATTAGAGGACTAAACATGAGGATAAATAACCCTTAATCCTTTATCCTATGTGATGACTGGCGATCACGCTGTAAATGTTGTGTCAGCTTGCAAAAAACAGATctaaatttaagaagctgtgtgcattttcagtcacttcTCCCTCTTAAAAAGCCACTAACGTCACAAGAAGCTGCACCGCAAAAGCACATATATCAACAAAAGCAGCAGATGCCACAATACTCCAAAAGagggatgtgtttttttttttttttcaactcagCAAGGTGAGGAATGATGGACAAGAACCATTTATGTCTCCTAATAGAGGTGTCCCCCTGTCAGGCCTAAATCACCTTCATTAATAGATAGAGTTCCTTCAGTGAGAAGGCCTGTGATGGCAAAGTCAGGGGAGGAGATGATTTACAGCCTCTGTTCCAGTTTTTCTAATCTCCAGTGTTAGATAGGAAATGGCTGACTCTCTATCTGGGTCAACCGCAAGCAGTTAGAGGCGAGACAGACATAATAGATTTGTCAAACTCAGTGGTGAGCTCTGTGGTTCTGTGTATTCCTGCACTAAAATCCCCTCCTGTGGACGGATACTCTGCATCACACATGTGCGAGGAAGCAGGAAGCTCCCTGTAGATTTTACTCACGTCCACATGCATCCAGATGTTGTACTTTTTGCAGATATCAGAAATGGCGATGAGGGGGTCGAAGGCTCCGTACACCGTCGTACCGGCGGTCGCGCTCACGAAGAAAGGTACGAAACCCTGCACAAGGACAAAACCAAGCGCTGCACGTAAAGCACCCGTGGTGTTGTTGTTGCAATATGTTTCCAGATCCCCCCTCATCATCTGTGCTGCTTCAGTCCAGTGAATCCCATAAAATCAGAGCTGTATGAAGTAATATCGGCCTATTTATAGCAGGGAAATAAACGTGCATCACGGTACCTTCTGTTTGGCCTCCAGTATTCTCCTCTCAAGGTCAGCCGGGATCATTTTACCACTGCAAAggtaaacagaaaacaagctTTAGCTGCCTTTTGAGTTGTTTATGAATGCATCAGTTGGCAAACAAGATCCTCTCTTAAAGAAATAGTCAATATAAGATGAAAATCCtgcattttaaatcatatttaagCAAAAATTGTGGTTAAAATATCAGAAGTATGACATATACACTACTCAAAAcctttggggtcacttagaaatgtccttatttttgaaagaaaagcaatgaagataacattaaattaatcaaaatgtctAGACAATGataatgtggcaaatgactattctagctgggatttttaatggagcatctccatagaggtacagaggaacatttccagcaaccatcactcctgtgttctaatgctacattgtgttagctaatggtgttgaaaggctcattgatgattagaaaacccttgtgcaattatgttagcacatgaataaaagtgtgagttttcatagaaaacatgaaactgttcaaacttttgaacggtagcgtatgtGATATAATAAGATCATTAATACTGATGCAGAAGCAGCAGTTTATTTTTGAGGATTTAGTCCAGTGGTTCAAAACCTAGAGATTGGGCTCCTTTCAAAAAGCTCACAAGGTGAATGTGAGACAACTTGAGTTGGCTATTGTAGGAGGAAAGATGAGGgaataatattttttcaaattttctatgttatttgtgaatttttttaacctgtttggACCTCAAATGATTACTTTAACCTGCAGTGTGGCACTTTTGCAAATACTACGTTCAAACTCTTGCTATATGAGTTTAAACACTGCTGGTTAACCCTATTATTGCCAGATAAATCTCTGTGTTTTGCAGAATATCAGAAGTTTAAATCTAGTGTTGACGGTGACATCCTGGCACTAGTGCACCAGTAGCAATAGGTTTAACCTTACAGCAAAAGCTGCGTTTGTTGGACCTAAAAAGGGAAGCAACCAAATGGCTGAAAAATTAAGCCAATGCCAAAAACTGAAGCTGCAAAAGCAACTCAATCCCATtgttaaaatggacaaaaaatctCCATGGCTCATTTCCCAGTTCCTGACAACTATATAGGTGGTGATTTTTTATGTAACTCacttgtttaaattgtattaaggcctaaaattatgcataattaagggcAAGGCTGCTTGTCTGTAGCATCATAGCTAGGATAGTCCAAATGCTCCATTCAAACTCTGCCTCTTTGCTCATATTTGAATTAAATAAGAAGAAGTCGGGCActgccaaaatgacaaagaacagATTTGCCACAATGAGTTGCACAACCACAATTCAGGGAACTTATGGCTGATGGAGGGTTTATTCATAGACGATCTACGTGAGTGAGCATCAGAGTAGGCAACAGCCGCTAGGAGCATGATGGAGCTTATGGTGTGAAAAGCTAGGATGCATCTAAGAAAAGTTTCTGATCCTACAGGtataaaagaaacaacatttagaAGAAGGAttacagccaaaaaaaaaagaaagaagttgACCATATTGGTTTAATTCCTCTCTCTAccagaagggggagacaaaaaTTTTGCACTGCaggtttgttttattgattacAATAAGCCATTCTTGCATGTGCGCGTTTAGAAATATCTAAGTAGAATAATGTGATGCATTTCTTCTGTGCATTGATATTACTATGGCAATAAAGCATATATAGTTGGGACTAAATGTATTCGATTGAAGCCTGCTGACAACATGTCACCAAATGCAGCAGTAATGGTAAAACTGTGGCGGTTACTACTCAAGTGCTTCAAATATACTCTCCCACTGATGCCATGATAGTTATGAAGCATATTATGATAACAGTGGTGTTAGGTTAATGCCATTTTGGACACCAGTCATTTGTTAATTAGAGGCATTTGCTAGTACAAACACTGGTAATGAGCATCGTTAGTAGTGTCATTGTGTTTGCGGGTCAGTGCCTTCTTTGTTAATTGTAGAACGTCCAGTTACCCTGAAGATAACTCTTATTCTCAGAAttgtgtttaaaatttaaaaaaaaatagcaaatattaTTGTTAAAGTGTCTTAAAATTGAGCTTATGTGTCTCACTCCAGTAAATGCACCAAATTATTCCCACCAGTGGAAAAAGATTCAAATGCAAAGCCGACTTTACCTTTCATCTGCTTTGATGCAGATCACACTTTCAGTCCCGATGCCCAGAGCTGCTGCACCttttttgattgaaaaatgGCTCTGAAAGACGAGAGGAGAGGAACCAGATCAGAGGAGATACGTCAAATCTGTAAATATGTAGCAAATATGCAGCAGTGATGAACGGTATGCTGTCATCTAATGGCTTTAGCATCTTTCAAATGCCCTTCAGAGATGAAAGAGGTGACATATAATGCGACAGACACAGCGGTCACCTCGTGTCCTTCTGCGTCTGACACACAATGTCAGCTTatgaaagtgacacaaaatcactCTTGAAAGACTGCAGCAGCTAACAtgggtctgttttttttgtcatttttgcacatgAAAAGAATATATTTGGCATTTGATTTGAGAAACTGTTGACTATTTGATGccggcagacacacacagatgatgCAGTGAgctgtatttaaatacaaacatgtTCAGACGTGAAGGCCACCAGTCTGGGAACAGACGACATCCCTTTTTCTTTCACCTCAGGGAACATCTTGAAGCGGGCCAGCAGCATGGCATACATATTAGAAATAGCACCacctggaggacagacaggacTCAGTGATTTACAGCCAGGCGGCGTCTCAGGGGAGTGATGCAGGGTTTCTAACTGAAACAAGGCTTCCAGGATGTCCATGCATGTTCAAGAcgaagaaacaacaacaaaattctCTGTTTACAGCCTGTTATACTGAAGGATGACACAGCAGCCAGAATCACTGCTCCCTGTCCACAACGTCGCAGCCAATCACAGGCTCTGTCATTAAATTCTCCAGTGATTGCTTCTCATCGTGTCAACCGCAAAGTGCATGAGAGAAATTAAAGATGGGGAGGggatggaggggagggaggagggatgGGGGGGCTTAagctagaaaaagaaaaatgattttatgCTAATTGGCTTTGAAACGAGTTCCATTTATGTCATCAAAATGCAAATTGACACATTACAGCACACAGAGGCGGTTCCATTCGCAGTGAAGCAGAGGGGTGGCTGGGATTGGCGTCGCCTTACCGGGAGAGAAAATGCCATCTCCTCGCCCGTCCGGCCAGCCAATGATCTCCCTCATCTTCTTCAGACTGACGTATTCCAGCAGCACAAAGACAGGGGCCACCTCATAGGTGAACCTGCGTTACACAAGGCGCATCACATGGCTTCAGTGGTTACACAAATGCTATCGTGACTCATCACCACAAGAAACTGATGGTTTTTTGTGGTGCATTTTGGGAAACAGAGCTTTGAAAAATGCTCAAATTCTTACAAAATTGCATATTCTGTGCAAGAAGTGCAGGATTATTGGCTTCAACTTCATttctaaagaggaaaaaacacaccGATGCTTTCTTGCTCTTGAATAAATACACTagcattcacaaaaacatataatttgaatattgatttttttttgccacagaaTCTACATTTTATCGACTCAAATGTGCTCCCTGCTGTGTAGAAGTCTCTGCACAAgtacattttcagtgtgtgcCTTGCAATATATATTTCTTATTAATTCATGGTGTGTTCActgcagtcattttaaaaaccGCAGTGTCAACAGCTGCCTTATGTTGCGGCGCCTCACAGTTTGCCAAAGCCAACGAGTTTAtcagcccaaaaacacacatctgaaAAAATTAGCTCCAGATCAGTCTGAATTTAATTTCACAGCTAATTTTCCTCCCCTTGAATCCCCACGGGGATCAGAGGTGAGGGGGAGGGATAAAAGGCAGGGGTGGGAGGGGGCTGAGTGGGGGAGTAAAGGAGGGGTGTCTTTCATTTCACCCCTTTTCATTTGCCTTGAttgagtgacaaaaaaaaaagagaaaaagaagccgCTATCAGTCGGTGCAGACGCACAGCAGAGTGCGTGCAGATGGACCGGAAATGGAATTCAttgtcattatcattatcaCCGTTTAAAATCGGGATGAGGCAGAGCCACATACTTACATGTTGGTGTTGGCGGTGGATGTTAGCCAATCGGCTGCCAGCCCGACCATGTCTAATCCTGTGGAGAGCTGATTGAAGTACCTGGGGTGGGCTGAACGGAAGAGGGATGCAGGGGAGAGAAGCAGGGCGTGAGGTGGCTGCAGCTTTATCTGGAGTCAGGGAAATTGAAATGTGCTTCGTGCGTGGGCTTGGGCTGAGTTTGTGCAAAAAGGAGCAGAGTGTGTCATCTTGGAAACGCTTTAATTGTTAGTTAGAAATGTGAGGGAATGGGGAAGACGGTTGGTTTTGCATGAGGCGGTGTGGAGATTTATAAAGGGGTAAACACACCTCAGAAAAAATCCATTATTATCTTGTGATCAGGTTTTGTAAGAGAGGCTGCATCACACTGCATTTATAGACACTATAGAAAGATTAAAAGGTTTGTAACAGTCTTTCAGAAGCAGATATTAGTTGTTATATCTTCTCCTGTGTGCACTTTTATAGCAGGCATTAGAATTGCTTGCATAAATCCTCAAAATCCACTGACAGCTGCATTAAAATCCTTTTattaaatggtgaaaaataaaaaatccagataaataaatgtatattt
Encoded here:
- the gad2 gene encoding glutamate decarboxylase 2, translated to MASHGFWSLGGDNAGANTGNQSPSTPRAWCQAAAQKLSGGIGSKLCALLNVGEVEKPADPDAKQPPPQTAAGTCGCNKSCNCTKAPLVFSDLYSTDLLPAMDGDTKTMTFLQEVVDILLAYIVESFDRETKVIDFHYPNELLQMNNWELQDEPATLDDILISCRATLKYAIKTAHPRYFNQLSTGLDMVGLAADWLTSTANTNMFTYEVAPVFVLLEYVSLKKMREIIGWPDGRGDGIFSPGGAISNMYAMLLARFKMFPEVKEKGMSSVPRLVAFTSEHSHFSIKKGAAALGIGTESVICIKADESGKMIPADLERRILEAKQKGFVPFFVSATAGTTVYGAFDPLIAISDICKKYNIWMHVDGAWGGSLLMSRRHRWKLDGVERANSVTWNPHKMMSVPLQCSALLVREEGLMQNCNQMHACYLFQQDKHYDLSYDTGDKALQCGRHVDIFKLWLMWRAKGTIGFEAQIDKCLELSEYLYNKIKDREGYEMVFDGKPQHTNVCFWYLPPGIRYMEDKEEKKKHLHKVAPVIKARMMEYGTTMVSYQPQGDKVNFFRMVISNPAATFQDIDFLIEEIERLGQDL